The genomic segment ttgtttttattttttgttatgtGAATCATATTAGTTATGTCTTAAGAGATTTGGAAGTGTAAAAATGGGAATTAGATTGCTGGATGGATCAAAGGATCGATAATAGGAAACGAATTTGAGTTTAATAGCTGGTAGAGAAATTCTAGTTGGGGCTGGCTGGGTGTCGAGTaatgttctttttgtttttttttttctaattttaagaaAGGGAAGTGTGAATCACCCAAATTGGTTGAGTTAATAAATCTGTGTCGAGTATTGTAATGCTTGTAACATTATAGAACACGAGATCTTCTCATTAATGGTCGTGGTGGTGTTCTTTTGCATGCTAAATGAAGCTAGGCAAATAGAACATTTTATCTTTAACCTTAAAGGCAGATAATCCGTGAAACTTAAAAGAGTATATTTTGATTGTATCTGTACATTTTCCTAACTCTAGGTAGCTAGTGTTCCATGCTAAGCGGTTGAAGATTCAGAGTTTTAACAGAGTAGAGTACAAGATTGAGGGTCAAGTGAGGCCAAAAACTCCTGACTTGCGATAAAACCTCATGAACTGTAGAAATAGACAAACAAAGTGACAAcagtttcaaatatttttaaagagaAGTTTCTTCGGATGATAACTTGTTCATCCctgctccaatttttttttgtctcaTTTTGAACCTAGGAAGATTTTCCATATATCAATCATAGTCAAGGTTGTGAAGGCTGTCACGGCAGCTGTGTGGTCCCTATGTGGTAAGGACTTTTAGTGATGCCTAGGAACCTATGTGGCCTGCCTGGTGATTTCAAAAGGGGAAATATTCATAAAAGGTATATGAATAATACAACCTAACCTCTCCCCTACCTTCCCCATAAATCACATAAAATAACCatatatattatagtataataggAGTTAAGATTAGTTGAAACCACAACCTGACATAATTATAGTTTAATAGGAATTAAGATTAATTGAAACCACAACCTGATTTCATCATGTATTAATCAGCCAATTcaaatagagagaaaaaaatagaaaaaaagggCAAAGAGAAGACAAAAAGGGAACGGTCtttcaaatgaaaggggaaAGAATAAGAGGAATAACATGAGAAgtgaagacaaagaagaaaaaaaagggtaggCATGGAAAAATTACAAGGACAAAACTATTGGAGGCCTTTGGGTGGTTGAACAATTGTTGGCAGCTTACTGGAGAGCTGCCAGCAGTGAATGGCTGTTGGAAGGCTCCACAAGAGCTTCTAGTGGGTGGCACTTAGGCAGATGGATAGATTAGACAGGTGGTGAAGGACTGCTTGCCTTAGCGTCATGAGATGAGGGAGGGGGTTGGGAGAGATAAGGGAAGGAATGAACAAAGTGAAAAAGTTACTAGGTTATATTATTGGATTTTTGGCGTACATATCttcctaaatattaaaatttgcatgaataccttccaaaattgatattgcacgtatacccttataaaatacttgttttgcctGTATACCAttcattttccttttttcttgcatatatGCTCATTCCATCTAACGTTGTTGAGAAATTAacggtttaaaattaaaaataactaaaatacccttaatgagtagatatgcaaaaagaaatatttgatgaGGGTATTTTGTAAATAACACTTTgcgaggatattcatgcaattttacatatttaggagggtttacatgcaaaattttttttttttctatttcaaccTGTTTTAACACTCGAATTTGTCTAGTACCTGCTCCTTAAtatattccataaaaatattgcttaaaaaaaaagactgaTTTGACAATTAGATAACAAAAAGAGTTATGGAAGTTCTTTCACTAATCATGTGATTATTCTACTTTATTCTTCTTCATTTATAATAATCACTATATCTTATTTCATCGAAACATagcttataatatttattgttatagatgcatatatgagggcatgtattagaatatagaaaatgattagaatttcttaaaggCACATAATAGATTGCAATGATCAAGCTTTTTTGCTACTACTATGCTCATAGGTGGAAGAATAACATCAATCATCCCCAAGCAAAATTATTGAAGGACTTCGAATTCTTCAGACTTATTAACAACCTTCGCGGCCATATGGTAGAAAGCCTACGTTGTGTACCTTAAGCTACTTTTTGTGGAGCTTTAATTTTCTATAAGAAGAAAAGATCTAGTGTATAGGGCCCATCTAGTCACAGTAATTTTAAATCAACCACCAACCTACACATGCGAAATTTTtcaactctaaaagataaacaTTACAAATCTCATacactaaaaaataaatattgcaaatctctcacaataattttttttaaataattcataaaacTAAAAGCAGGACCTGACCATCTTCATGTACAAAAGAACATAATGAAGGGTTGTCTATGGTGGAGAATGGAGTCAAGAAAATGGTTTTGATTCCAGATAGAGAAGTGAAAGAGATGGTCGAGAGAGATCgaaatttttttcaaagaagGTAGAGAAATTAGTTTCCAGTGAGACCTATTAACCTATTACCCGcttcaagaataaaaaaatactttcataattttaattaatttttaatttaaataaatatgattttggcTAATTATGTTAGTTGAATTGCTTTGTCAAgagtattcatacaaaaatagtattttatgagggcatgaatgtaaatatcaatttggaggacattcatgcaaatttcaatacttaaaagggtatttatgcaaaaatctaAGAacttttttgcatgtataccctcctaagtatatgaaattgcatgaatatccttcaaaattgctatttgcatgtatacccttataagcatttctttttgcatgtttaCCCATTAATAGTATTTTCgtcatttcaattttaaacCCTAACTTCTTAAAGACATTAGACGGTATGGATGCATacgccaaaaaagaaaagaaaaaaagaaaggtatACATACAAAACAAGTGCTTGATGAGGGTATATGTGCAAGTATCAATTTTGGAAAGATATTTAcgcaaatttcaatatttaggagggtatgtaCACAAAAAATCCTATATTATTTCAACTTACAATTTACATAAAACAAGTTCATTTCTATTGCAACAGTGAAAACAAAGAgacaaaatacaaaacaaaagaaaagtagGATCTTTTAAAATGAGTGTGGCTAGCCAACCGCTACCTAAGGGGTCTAGGCTCTCTAACCATCTAGATGGAATTGCCTAGGTACGTGCCTAGGCAGCTCTTTCAACAACTATAATCAAAATTGCTCCATTTTGACCTGTCCTTGCAGGCATAGCTTtatagaaaagagaaaataaaaacaagagAATGTTGCACCGGCTTGTGGTGATTGGTCATTGGTAGTGTTTGATTGTGATGATGTTACTTCAATCGTCATTGTTTGTCCTCCATCCATCCTATCTCTCTCATTTTAGTCTCTTCACCTTGTCTAGGCAAAACTAAGCAATCTCCAGTATTATACACATATAAAACCTAtactagaaataaaaaataaaaatcataccTTGGAAGCCAGCAGTTAGCATTAACTAATCAAATGGCTAGCCACTTGCACACCAAGAAACTATAATGGCCACTAGACCTATTCATGGGCTAGACGGCATGCTAGACCTATCATGGAACCCTCCCTCCtctgctctctctcttttttcttcttcttctggctCTGGCAACGGGTTTCGTTTCCATTGCTCGAACCGTACCGGTGAGCCACCGGTACAGCTCGGGACGGCCGGAACCGCCCAGTTTGGAACGATTCCGCCGACCCTGGCTAAAACCAAGCTTTTTGAAAGTGTTACAATAACATCTGGTTACACACAAGAGGGGTAAATTCCGTATGGACACTGCTTTGATTCTCACATTCTAAAAGAGGTGCGATTCGATTCTCAGAAGACTCTTCTAATGCAAATGAGATCCCTTACTATGTAAATTGGTAAAGGGGGTCTTACATCACAACTCCTTCATCGAGTTGCACTCAATTAGGAAAAAGTACTCTCACAAGTCTGATAGGAGTCACATCGTCTACACAAACATAGTACTCGTGGAAACTTCCGCTCTAGCCATCGCCAGATCCGGAACAAGTTGTCACCGCCATTGCCTAGTCCTTTCCTTTTCCGAAAAGAGATTTTCGCACTTCTTTCATTCAAGACAAGACGGATATAAAAAGTCATATATTTTGGTGGTCTCTAACTTATGCATCGTGCAAACACAAAAATGGATGGTTTTCATTGCCCTAGTGGGCTAAAATATGTAATAGAGCATTTAAAACAAGATTTCACCTTATTGTTCATGATCTACACATGTTAAAACATGTACAAAATTGAAACTTAATAGATTTTAATGCTTATGTTATATCAAAACATGGTTTGATATTATTTTAACCATTCATTTTTGCATCTATCTGATGTATAGGTTAGAGACCACCCAAGCTGGTGATTTTTGTTTGTAGGCATATTTAGTGGCATAGATCATGATCAATGGTGTGAATCTTCGATTTGGATGcctcatcattgattttagaaTCAAGAGTGGTAGATATCCTCTCCTCTTGGGAGGAGCATAGTCCTTCTTATATGCGCACACACATGTTATAAAACGattttttgtaattttaattttataaacAACTTGGACTGCTGATAAGGAAGCAAGATACATCAGATTGGAGACCGAAAAAGAGTAATCTTTTACCTAGAGTTGAAGTTTAAATAAGTGACTGCAAAGGTAATTTATTCAGCACTAAACCTGATCTCTAGCCTCCAGCAAGATTGATAGCTAAGGGGGCTCATCTAGATGACTTAAGCTTAGACAACAATTATATGTCTTGCTTCTGTTTCTCCATTGTCAATACaatacaaatatatgaactacaATATATCTTAAAAGTGGTATTAATTTTTTTCCGTTAAGCAATTTTTGCCTTATGATGTATTGAAGTATTGAGTATATAGAAATAGTACTAAAATTTAATAGTataaatgaagcaattgaatcaAAGAACAATTGAACAATCTTGTACTAAATCTATTAAGAGCTAGAGCCAAAGAATAAGCCTAGGTCGGTTGCATAGGACTGCCTGACTACCAACAATTATGGTATGAGTTTGCCCCGAAAGTGGCTAGCTGTATTCTTCATAGAGGATGCTGATTGTTTGAAACTCTCTCTTAGAACATTTGAGTATATAGGTTtataattttcattttttagtatGTTTCTAGAGATATGATCTTGTAGTTGTTTGACTTTCTTATACCTATTCAAAATTTCATCATGCTTCTGATGAAATATTTGTATTGTGATACAGCTTTTCACAATAAGTACATTGGACAGCTGACTATACTTATAGACAAGATTTATTAACTATTATTTTAAAGAACCAACTTTGCTGATGACCAAATTGGCATCCACAATCTTCATCACTGAGTTGCCTGGCCCATCACAACTTCCCAAGTCATTGAACTTTCTGCATGTTGTATTTTTAAATGCTAAAGTAGTGGCAGTCGAAAACAGGATAGTAGCAATTTTCAATATCCTTTTTCTTATACAATATTTGTGTTGATTGCCATAATCTGTTTGAACATTGATATTCATATCTATCTGGGTATGCATATTCTGTTCCAGTATCCTGCAGGTCGGAATCACATAGCCTGAACTTTCTATCGTTCTTGTATATATGAATGGTCCACAGACTCCATACACTGTAACATGCATTCTTCAACAGTGCACAGAATGATGTATGCTGgaaacattttttaaaaaaacgatCACCTGCTGACTCCATGACAGCCATGTAATTAGCTACACAGGTTGTTTTTGCTTAAAGAGGATACTATTTTCTCAATACAGCATTATGTAGCAAACTATCACTTTTCTGTGGACATTTGTCCTTGTGTGTTTGTGGTAGTTTGAATTGTTATTTATTTGTTCTGAAGTAGTATTCTTGAGACATATATCTGACCTCACCTCAAGCAAAATAAGCTTTATGAGTGAGTTAAAATGACATGGAGAATCAGTCTGAGAATTTCTTTTACCTGAATTGAACTTTTGAACCAGCATTCTGTTAATCTTATGGTGAACCTATATAATATGTATGAGCTGGTAGGTTCAATCAATCAAAGCACGAAATATCAAGGTCATATTCTGCATTTAAAATCTGTGCTCTCTCTTTGAAAGTCCCTGTCAGTTATATTATTGTCAGTGGGGCTATGACATGGCTTCATCTGCATGGTATAGCATTGATGTTAGTGTGTCAAGATTATCCTTGAATAAACTCTTTTGTATATCTAGTTTGATTGTGAGTCTTTGTCACATAGATTATTGTGACTGCGGTTAAGACCTGGTTTCATCTGCGTGGTATAGCATTGATGTTAGCATTTCAAGATTAGCCTTGAATAAACTCCTGTATATAGCTAGTTTGATTGTGAATCTTGATTTTTCCTATATGATATGGTCATCTGGTATAGATATTTTGCTGCTTTTTTTGTGTAAAGATTAATCTTTATGATTATCTTAGACTGGTTAAACTCTTTGTTTTCCATAATATGTACGCGCAATATGACTTGTTTGATCCTACATTTGTTTGCAGGTATTTCATTGAAGACCCAAGAGCTTTATGCTCTTGTTTTTGTTGCTCGTTATTTGGATCTTTTTACAGATTTTATCTCACTCTATAATACAATCATGAAGCTAATTTTCTTGGTGAGCTCGTTCTCAATTGTCTGGTATATGAGGCAACACAAGATTGTCCGTAGATCATATGATAAGAATCAAGACACCTTTCGCCATCATTTTCTAATATTACCGTGCCTGCTTTTGGCCTTATTCATAAATGAGAAAATCACTTTTAAGGAGGTAAGTCTGCCTATTTATTTGTAgttctttcttcaaaattttaaacttATAATTGAAAAAATAGCCATATGCATGTCTAAGTATAATTACTTTTTATTCTCATTATGGTTTAGATCAAgattcgccgtctcggtaccggacccatACCGGTTCCCTACTAGTGCTTTGTCGGTATGATACGGTATGAGGTCTTTTCGGCATACTAAGTGTCGGTATGCCatccgtaccgaaccggtatggtaTAGTACGCTCCGTACCAGCCGGTATGGCAAACCATGGTTTAGAACCTTTGGGTtctattttcttataaaaattcACTTTTCCTCTCAATTCCTTCTTAGTTTTGCTCCCTTCCTAAAACTTTAAGCAATATTTTGGAACAGGTAATGTGGACATTCTCCTTGTTTTTGGAGGCAGTTGCAATACTTCCTCAGTTGGTTTTACTGCAGAGGACAAGGAATATTGACAACTTGACCGGGCAATACGTTTTTCTCCTAGGGTACACTACCATCCTATATCCTattttgattgtttgccaattgAAAGTTTCACCTCATAATGGTTGCTTGCATGACATTTCCCATTGTCACTGGACCTTGAATGCCATATTTGGACATCATACAACTGGAAGCAGTTGAATTTTATTTAGTGAAACATCAAGAAGCTAATTTATTATCTTATGGTGCTGGATGAATTACAGTCAGGATGGCTAGTATGGATCTTTTGActaataaaatttgaaaatcttcACCTAATTTATTTTCCAGACAAAGGACAAAATTTTGTTAGTTTTGTCCACCTAATATGctttttgtttgcattaacAAAAATGAGAGATGTTCTTTTCTTGCTTGAAAGCTTGGCACTAATATCTTTTTATCCAGCTGTTAAAGTTGCTAACATACAAGCATGTAAGGCACTTGCTCTCAGTATCAGGTTCAAAGGTACACTGATTGTTTCCCTGTAACACGCTTTCATTGTTCAGATGTTATGAAATCTTTTGTTATTTAATTGGATTTACTTCCAATTATCCAATGCCAATTGCTCCTTTTCTTATGTGGCTTGAATTTAACCAAGATAGATGTGAAAAGATTTTTTAGCAATATATGTTTTAAAATATTAGCCTAAACTTCTTTTAGAACATGCAACTTGGTGTATTCTGCTAACCATTTACCCATTTGATGAATGTCCATGCTTGTGAGGAAAGTGGCAATTGGCAAATGCAGCACACATCAAATATTAATATCACTTTCTTATTTGATTAGATAATTGGGaacatgaaaaataaataatattattttataaaatagttGAAAAGCTTGGTGTCATTTATTTAGAGATTGTCCTATATACTAGACATCAAAATTTGTTAACAATTATTTATATAGTACTTTGGATGACAAGTACTTACTTTTTCCTTTCCATGTCATATTGAACTACGAattttaaactttaaatagaagCATGCCTGAAATCTGACTGTATCAAACTCAAAATCATTGTGTAGATTGGTGAAATTTTGGATCCAGATCTTTTTTGTAATCAGTATAGACTGCATATAGAACTTGAAATGATTCTAGCCATTTGCACATCTGGACTTAATGAAACTTTATTGTCCATCTTTTCTGCTCGATCTCTGTGTCTATAGATATATCTTTTAAGTTCTCTTCAGATTTAAATAGATAATTATTACAACtatttaagaaaataatatCGTGTGGAAATAGATATAGACTCAAGGAAGAATTCTTCTCTGCCCATGAAATATTGATAACACAAGAACATTTGCATTCTGTCCAAGGTTTAGACTTAAGGTCCAGAACCATCAAAGGAAACAGAGTAATAATTGATCTAGAAATGAGCtagagaaaggaaaataagaagaaaaaataaatgtgGAAGAATAATTaagataaatcaagaagaaataAGTAAGCTAAAGGCTTGCTAAAATATCATGGAATTGTAGTTATTTTTTAACCATAAGAGCCTTTGATCTTGGAAGATGGAAGACTAAAACCTTTTCAACtatcttaaaaagaaaattaagcaTTCTCATGTTTGACATCCTACAGATTCTTCATATAGCATCAAGATCTTGACAATGATGGAACATCACACAGCTTCAAAAGGAACGCaaataaatgtataaataattaaagggaaaaaaatgacATATGAGAATATTTGAAGAATGCTTTAGACTTGTTGGTGTGAGAGGTTTTCAGCTTCCTGATTTTCAAAGAGTTCCTGATGTTGTAATAGATCAGGTCAATAGCTTAGCAAATGATTTACACATGCAACAATCATGTCGCAACACATATAACTGTCTTCCCCATCTTTACTGGGGCATGCCACATATCTATTGTTTATTCTGACTAAAGCTTGGTTAAGATGGTTTCCTGGGTATATGTGGCTAGACCTGAGGATCCTGCAATGGGGCAAGAGATGGCAGAGAGGGGACAGCTCGGGTTGTTggtaagaaaagaagagagttgATGGAGAATGCTTTGCAGAAGGCCATCTTATTGATATCTCTCTGTGAATTGATTTAGGTGTGAGAAGGGAAAGATTAAAAAAGTGATGGCCAACATTTTGAAAGAAAGAGCAAAACCaaaggaatagattttatgTGCATGTATTACAtaactgattttttttattttgataatatatgtatatcctatttattttatatggcTTGCTAACTCAACGGCAGAGTACTTGGCCTTTAAGTATGACTACGATGAATGGGAGAGACCAGGGATTGATCTAGTGATACTgtttagataggaagagcacacacacagagagagagagatcacaaTTGATAAAAGCAATTAAACTTATTTTGTCATTAAGATCTACCTGGTTGAACTAAAAATTGTGAAGTGAAATGATAACATTACTGAATCTTGTAAGCATCTGATGGTCACAAAGGGTGATTCTAACTAATGCAACCAATTCCTGACTTCTGCTTAAGACCTAACCATGAGGATGAATCTGTGGGTTGGGTTTATTGTACTGTCACCAAGGAAAATAAAGGATATATTGTCATGTTGTTTATATCTACAAAAGTATGCCATATCAAATTGGTACTTTGTAAGGTTTTCTATAAAGTAATGGCATCTGATGAAGAATATTTGATGTATTCAAATCCCTCATTTTGAATAAAGTATTATATCCAAAGAACTGTGTTATTACACAAGTTTATGAGCTTGGAATTGATATTTTAAATCTACTATTATAAGCTGTTATTGTATGACAAGTAAAAGGTCAGTTACTTCAAAAATTTATGTTGCAACTAATATATTGTTCTGCTATGCATTTAAAATTCTCATGTGAATCTCAAAAAATGTGGCTACAAACTAGATGATAGAGTCAACTCTTTTAGCATGAAGTTTATGAGAAAAGAGCAGCTAAATAtgtggaaagaaaaagtaaTAATAGTATAGGTGTTTATATTTTGGTGATGGTATGAAAATCAAAAGCCACACATCAACAATTCAAGATTTGTGGAGTAGAAATATATAAGAAGTTCTTCATGCTTAAGGGGAAAATTTTGATTCTTTTCTTCTACTATATCACCATTATGCATGGCGTACCTTGATTGTGTTTTTTGCAGCTCGCTTGTCTAATGATATACTGGACCTGCCCATGCAGAGCTAAATGATAGGTTTCTGTAATGATGCATCTCACAATTGTCGCAAGTTTATATAATTAGCAAATTGTAGAGCATATGATTTCAGAGTTTCA from the Phoenix dactylifera cultivar Barhee BC4 chromosome 14, palm_55x_up_171113_PBpolish2nd_filt_p, whole genome shotgun sequence genome contains:
- the LOC103710818 gene encoding ER lumen protein-retaining receptor-like, translating into MNVFRLAGDMTHLMSVIVLLLKIHTIKSCAGISLKTQELYALVFVARYLDLFTDFISLYNTIMKLIFLVSSFSIVWYMRQHKIVRRSYDKNQDTFRHHFLILPCLLLALFINEKITFKEVMWTFSLFLEAVAILPQLVLLQRTRNIDNLTGQYVFLLGAYRALYILNWIYRYFTEPHYVHWITWICGLVQTLLYADFFYYYFNSWKNNVKLQLPA